The Artemia franciscana chromosome 21, ASM3288406v1, whole genome shotgun sequence genome includes the window aatttattgatactaaaagaaaaaactattacaaaagtaatgtggttactaggcccaagaagctttgcttgtaatggaccacagagaacaagaataaaacactactataaaatatatacaaaaaaaaaaaaaaaaaaaaaaaaaaaaaaaaaaaaaaaaaaaagagacatacaaattaggaaaggattaataaagagagaaaaattattgaattggaaatacccgacgaaataatgcctttgcagaaagaaaaagagggacatccgaagggatggagttccataatagaattgattgatatactggagacctctggcttgctgtagaagatcgttttggtaaaataaatcgtcgagaagaattacgtaaagaagaaaagtacctacctgagcctgtccgtgagaaaaactgctgtaggggcggtgggagagtacctagaaaagcagaatgcgcaaaataaagggtacttttacctataatatgatccagcggagctattccagtatcattataaagatcagaggaagggtaaagccgagggagaagaaaagtagccttcactgccctattttgggctctttgaagtgagcagagaagagatttattattattaccccagacagagcagcaataagaaaggtaaggataaataaaagcataataaagagaaaccataatatcaggaggaagaaatgagttaatccggtgcaacattgaagactggcggaggattaaggaacgggtgtgagttatatgcggtttgaaagaaagaaaacagtcaagatacacaccaagaaatttcaccacagtagcttgtggtataatatcattcccaaaagtcagggtgattggctcctgtacgtctcgcatacggtaaggggtcctgaagttgacaatggcactctttcggctgttaagagccataccatttgaccagcaccaatcctttattttatcaagaagaccttgagccatagaagtggcagatggcaggtccaccgcagcaatgaaaaagttactgtcatcagcaaaaagaacagggtgaacatggggatgaagaccatcaacaagatcattgatgtaaattagaaataaaagtggaccaagcacagagccttgtgggacacctttcaatacaggcaaagtagaggaagaagtacagttaaccaaaacatactgagatctctctgagaggtaggacctaaaccattctagtgggactccatgcactccaaataaagatagtttagatagaagaacattgtggtcaaccatatcaaaggccttagaaaagtcgagaaatagacccaaaacacacaagcccttgtccagattaacacgcacaaactcagttgcatcagaaagtgcgtgcaaggtagagaatgagggacgaaaaccatactgatggttagtgatgagaggatttccagcagtcgaattagtactaaatacaaatgaagagagtcgacgatacactactttttcaacaacctttgagatgacgggaagaagagaaataggtctgtaatttgaaattagagaagaatcaccttttttatgcaaaggtacaacggtagcaactttaaataaatgagggaaaataccagaagaaagagagaggttagttatatgtgagatgggatgagaaacaaactgactgatttttttaaggacattattactcaaaccaaaactatcaactgaaaaCTGCTTGGaagttaagaaataaataatagaaatctcagtagtactacatggggaaaggaaaaaagacttctctgtcataggaaaacaacttactctactcaggggtggaatgagaactgagggaagtgtggtgaaatacgaattgaaggcacttgctaaggattttttatccacaacagatccatcagctttcctataaagagatggggaagattgtttgagtttcttacgggagagagcttcattaattacagtccaaaccttgcgcaaattccctttacactcattaattcgacgtgaaagatacagcttttttgctaagcgaactgaagaagtgagcacatttttgtaatgtttatacttcagaagatcttcctgtgtcttacttttacatgcagccttgaacaaagacgccttcatatgggttgcattgatcagacctctagacatccatgggcatttaggtgtaaaattccttggcctctttctaagaggaaaatgcttatccaacagagtgcccatacgacacaaaaataatctagttgcacaatcagcatcattagcttcaagaacactagaccaatcattactctgaagactatgtattaaattagaaatttctctatctgtaaaagttctaaaagaagacttgcctttctcatccacagtaatctctgttttaggcacagatagtgatagataaatagggaagtgatcagaaagatcagtgaaaacaagaccagacgagaacttcaaattaggagaaagagaagtgaaaatattatctattaaagtggcagaatttcttgaagggtcaacgcgtgaaggaaaaaaaattgaaggaagtagcccagaagaagaaaatacatcaaaaagatggtcacattcatcatttgatccaacatttaacatattacaattaaagtctcccaaaacacaaatccgttttttagagaaagtccccacaccagaaagctgatcaagcaaatcacagaacagatgtgttggaaaaggagggggcttataaaacaaacaaacagtatcacatgcaacctggcttttcagatcaataacaagagaataaactgtcctactattagacaccaccgatgtaaacaaggattcaagatcagatcttctacaaaattcaatactagattttatgaacaaagaaatacccccagaacactttgttaccattctagggacatgaatagcaatataaccatgCATGTCATAAGCTGTAAAGTTATCACTatcagataaccatgtttccgtcaagcctatgacatcaaaagggcaagaattatcAGACCACAGATACGATTTAAGAGTGTCCCACTTATCTCTTATCccacgcacattcaaacaaaaaacattaaagcaaCTGTTTGAGGAGAGTGAGGGCATAatattatcacaataatcaatggtggtgtgataattacagctagaactaaccatagattcaaggagagggtcagaagtgtgtgcctcttgtttaccagcactacttggttgatcaaatataactgaattaagaatagaagaattcataaggaaagagaaatcacccataTTTATCTCAGACATATAAAACCTTCACAAATGACACACTATCCATAGTACACTTGAAGGTAATGGaatcataaacaaagaaaaagaaatatcagtgGGATGGCAGATATTAACCAAAGAAAGGGGTCAAATAATGTGGCACCAATCAGGAAAAGATGAGCTGTGAGTGTTAAGGCATGACAAACAATGACAGAAATTAGGCTACATAAAGGCAATAGGAtctcaaacaaatataaagagaCATTAGTAGGATGGCTCATAATATTTGAAGAATAGGCTAAATTTACAATATGGGACCAGTAAAATTTATGTGAGCTGTAAGTGTGCTGACATGACAAAAGTGTGATAGAAAATAGCATACATGAAGGTGATAggaacacaaacaaatacaaataaatatcaatGGTAAGACACACAATATTCAAAGTATAAGACCAAAATAGATTTgagcaatcaaaattatgtgatCTGCATGTGAACACACAGAACAAAGATATGGtagaattaaggcaaaataaatttgtcaaagtaCTGGCCAAAAGTATAATGTGGAGCCAGTCAAGATTATAAGAGCTGCAATTATGCTGacatgacaaaaatatgatagaaattggCCTACATGAAGGTGAgaaagtcaaaaacaaaaataaaaaaaattcagtaggaTGGCATATATTAATCATAATATTGGCCCAAAATATAATATGGGAACAGTCAAAACTCGATGAGCTGCAAGTGTGCAGACACAACAAGAACGTTCTAGAAGCCATGCAACATGATGGTGATAGgatcacaaacaaacataatgAAAAATCAGTGGAAAGGCACATATTAATTAAAGGAGTGGCACAAAATATAATGTGTAACCAGTTAAAATTATGTGAGCTATAAGTATGCTGACATGACAAGAGTAAAACAGAAAGCAAACTACATGAAGGTGGTAgaatcacaaacaaacatagagCAATATTAGTGGGAAGGGACATATCATCCAAGGTATTGCCCCAAAGCATAATATAGCACAAGTCAGAATTATGTGAAGACAGTGAAgagtgaaaaaggaaaaatgtaagaacataaaataaattcatacaaaaacaattcAACATATTATAACAAAGTGAACTAAAATCCATCACTTCAATTCTCTGCATTTGCAGCACACAAatcaatttcatcctgatcactgaACTTAACTACTCTTCCAGACTGAGTTTTATACAGGATATCACCTTTACTGGACCAAACATTACGTAAACCAAGCTTTGACTTGgcatatgaaagaagctgtaaGCGTGGTTTTGTGAGCATCTCAGAAAATAGTGTCCCAGATCCTTTCAAATCCTTCTTTTGTCTGAGAAGCAGTTGGCGAATTcgtaaatagcaaaattccacaacTACGGGTCTGGGTTCGGCAGATGGTTTGCCAATTCTTTTGGCTGATACAACATCAGACTGGGTAATTGGTATGCCAGGAAATTTCACAGCACATAGTGACATGAACTGactttcagtgttttcaatgGGGGCATCTTCTTTCACCCCAAAGACAATAATTTGGTTGCTCAAAGCCTGCTGTTCAAAACGATCATTTAATCTTGCCAGGTTAGACTGGATAGGCTTGAAAGAGCTCTCAAGGTCTTTCATTGATGACCCTAGAGTAGTCAAAGAAGATTCAATTGAAGATATGCGTTTATTATAGCTTTCAAGGGTCTTATCAACTAGACTACTAAGATCTAGACTGAGGCCAGCATACACATCCTGCTTGATTGCATCCAGCTTATCTGAAGAAATAGTGGCATCATGTTGAATGAATGCCTGTTCCTCTTTCATTTTGGTCACAGCCTCATCTACCTGGGTAGAGATCTTGGCCAATATGAGGTCATCAAGTAACCCTTTCACTGAAGATTTAAGGCTGTCAGGATGCAGTGAATCTGCTaacattttgtgtttaatttttatattattcatgTGGCTAGTCAGGATGAGTATTTGCTCTGAGACAGATTCTGATCCAGAGAATTGGAGTGAGCTGTCTGACCTAAGTTCACGGGGTGGCTTGATTTGACCTTTCATTACTTACTTAATGTGAACAACAAGACAGGTACAGAGTAAGCAGTAGTATATGGCAGGCTGGGTATAAGGCAGGATATGGTTCACAATCTAGcagcaaatttcaaataacaaaGCAGGAGCAAATTAAAATTAGCATAGGTCTCACCTGATGAGTCCCCTCTTACACCCCAGGGGTAGGGGCTGCTAAGTATGCCTGCCTTTACCCACTGGTAGGCAGGCAGAACCAGTACTTCGGGCTGCTTAAAGCGTTGTTGGTAATGCCACAAGACTTCAGATTACTCCAGTTAATATTAACacgtcttttcaatttttaaatttggcgtcttttcaaatatttcttggtATCAACACTGGTACCAAAAAATAGACTAATAATGTAAAACATACATGTGGGAATCTTCAAAAATTTGCCCTTCCTCGAACTAGCAGTAGCAGGATTTTAAAAATCGTCAACAGAACAGACCACcaattttatatgtttaaaaattcttcttcataaaaaaattggaatcaTTGGACAAATGTCCGTTTTCCAAGAGCCACACCATCAATACGAAACAAACTGAAAGTAGATGGTGAAACGGATGCCTCTGTGACGCCACAGCGGGATGGCGCCATCCTATATGGCGGGATGGCATACAAGAATCGCATGTCACCGGCTAAAGGCTTGTTTTTGTAGACAATGAAAGacaacattaaaaatagaaagaaactAATTAGATTGTTTTTAATCATATGAGGCAACTGCTTACCATATTCAATTCTTTCAGTAGTTTTGTCTTCAGTTCAAAACAGTgtgcttttttttgtgtgtcaaaCTAAGTTGATGGTTCCATGCGTCTGAGtagggtgttgcctctgaaatTTATAAAATCTAAACCTTCTGGCTTTGCTCTATTCTTTGAAGATTAGTAACAGCTACCCTCTTTTCAGTTAAGATTAACTAAACAATTTCCTGACGGTTAGATATTTGTCGATTACCTAATGGTGGTTGAAACTTGTATAAGAAACTTATCAAGCAACCCTATGAGTACCCTCAACATTATTGGAGATGGTATCTCAGACTTAGACAAGAGGGTAAACCCCTCAAGTCCCTGATAATGGAATATGTTTCCTTAAGTACTCGCCTATTTTCTTAATCATATCCTTCCTTAAAAACCTTATTCCTATCCTCATTAAAATGAATTTAGAGCCCCCTTCCCATTGATTAAGGATCTCCAAGGATTTCAATATACTCCCATCAAATAtacttgtccagtttggcaccctggtcACTCCCGTGAaggatcagaaaaaaattgaatctatCCAAATAAGAGCTCTACGAATAGTTTTCAAAGAGGGTAAGAAGCCCTACTCTCTACGTCTAAGAAAAACTAGGCTGGAAACTCTAGAGGGCAGGAGGGTTACGTTGCGCCTCCGTTTTGCAAAGAATGCAATAGCAAACCCTACAACAAAAGGATTTTCCCAAAACATAACTGCCCATCCAGATTCCAACCGCTTCGAGCTGTTTCTAAACCCATTTCTATTTTGTCTCTCATTCGCTAATTTACCTCATAatacgataaaaaaaagaagctttgtccccttcattacagaaaaaataaacgaaCAATTCGGctagtttcccttttttttttatttgatggtGGTATTGCCAGGGTTTTGgcatttattcgttttttttaaccccccccccctctttttttATAGTGTCCATTCAAGCTTTTTtacaagtatttatttttttagtttagtttgaCTATTTTTTATCTTCTCAACTTTTTAGTTGAcatttccagttaaataattgaTTTGTGAATGATTATTCACTCTGATCTTTTTTGGCATTCTTTGCCAGTTTCcaggttgtttttttatatgatatttttaattGGGATTTCTCCAAAATTCGAATCTGATTCTTCGGGGGatgtgatagccattttttgaaatgaatatCTTTTCCTAtcttatgaagtaaaaattaatattagttaATACGATGGTCTTTTATCATAGATTCCTTTAAGATTAtacaacaaatttaaaaacattattcaGATTATATTTTTAAGTTCCTAAATATATCCCCCCCCCATTATCTCCAAAAATTCCTCTTATATGTAAAATTGAacggacataaaaaaaaagtacgacAAACAAAAGCAATGAcgaaaagtaagaatttttgaATGGAAAAATATGGGGTGtaatcatataattttttttaatgtttatttaattttattccttttcgTGTTTCTGGGGCTCAGTTATCGTTCAAGGCTAGGATTAATGTTAATACTGCAAATTTTGCCACCAGAAGGAAAGACTGAGGATGAGGCAGCCCCCCTTCTTCCGGGGGGAGGGGAATAAACCCGATTCAATTGTATAAATAGTTCTGGTATCACAATATGTTTAGTTTATATTTCGCCACAAAAAAGACCGTATCGGAAAGAGAACACGAAGAGTCTggttggaaaaagaaagaagaaaaaaaaaaagctgattctGAGAATGGTAGGTTAACTTAAATGGTGAAATTAATGCTTAAAATAACGatgaaattcaattaaattatgCATCAATTCCAGCTACTGCACTAGCAGTCAATGGTAAGTACGGTATCAGAACATATTGGCAATCAGAACGTAAAGCTAGCGTGAAacgataaaagaaaaattaatccaGAGAGGAGAAAGATACTTATACTATGCCAGAATCGGGATTACTGCCAGGTGATTTGGCAAGGATAGTAAACGAGGCGAatttaattttgtgtttggAGCTAGTCCCAGTAATTGATTATTCTTTGGTGAATATTCCCTGGGATTTAAAAGACCTTAACTTAGAGGTTCTTAATGCATTGGATTCCAATACCCACCCCAACCTCTTCTATTAGAAATTAGCTTTTAGAGCAAGGCTTGAAGCAGGATAATTTTATGCATAAATCAGATTTCTTCTTACTGCTAAACGTTATATACCTAGTAAATAGTCAAAAGAGGATAATAGAACTTTACAAAGCATTTTTCGAAGACTATGTAGTTTCTAGCTTACATAAATTAGAGAAAATAAATGACCAGGTTGAACTCATGAGAAGCTTAGTTAGATGATGTATGTACTTCCTCATTTCTTGGATCAAATGCAGTTAATTTTTCGGCAAGAACTCTAACGATACAAGAACATTCAGTGTTAGAAAAAGGtcctaaattttgttttgaaccTGAAAAAGTCCCCGTGGAATATCTCATTAACAGAAACATCTTTACACAGAAACGAAAGCCAACTAAAAGGTGTTAGCTTAGTAAGAGCTTCTACTGTTAAAACcctttaaaatttttgcattGAAACTGGAGATTTCTAATAAATCCATCAAACACAGACAAATTCTTAGAAACCAAAAATGGTTTTAATCGTTTCTTTGTAGTATTTTTGCTGATGAGTCACTGTACGTGTGACTAAaatattcagtatttttttttgtaaattatcaCTATCTAATAAATGGATTTGTGtctatttaaacttttatttatcatgATACGTAGGACAACGGGATCGATTGTaagaacaaattaaataaaaaaaacaagtagttttaactgaaagtaaggaacaacatcaaacagaaaatattacgtacatgagggggtttgcccgttcctcaataccttgctctttacgctaaagttttttttttacttttgaaaatgcttattattctaattaaacggcacttttgtttcagaagacattttaaaaaattgggacaaaaagtaaaacttcattgtaaagagcgagctattgaggagggggacccCCTATACTGTAAGTAtgtagtaaaataaaataaaaggacaGGCAGGGTTTGGAATAGGTCGTAATGCTATACATAAGGCCCTAGTCCTTCAGGCACTAGATAATATGTAAAAGGGTAAGGTAAGCTGTTCATTAAATAATTGGGAGTAATATTACGTAAAACGTAAGGTAAAGACGACTGAAAAAGCATGTAAAAGAGAGTATGACTTTAAAAAGCACAATCTTTCTGGTTTGCGAATATTTTAATAAAgtgacaaagaaaattttattatacaagCAATAAAGAAATCACCAAATAGAGGATAAGCTATGAACTccaacagaaaatatttttaactaaaatatgtTTAAGTCGATGAAAAAAGATTACATCAACTTGTTGTCAGTGAATTCGCCCAAGTTAGTAAAAACACAATGTTCCCTTGTATTATATAGGGTTGGAACTTGTAGTTTTGGTCAACTAGCAATAAAAACCAAGCtgttgattaaaataaaaatacgaaaACAATGCTGATAATACATACAATAAACTTGTCAACGACAAATAAATCCAATAAcgctgaaaagaaaaacaacatttgagacaaaaataaaagttaaaaaacaaagtgaaaaagaGAACAGTTtagaaaatatagtttttagGTGTCATGTAGTCTTGAATATGCTGTCAAATTCAATTGCAAAAATCTCATGTTCTACAGTGCGATATCACTAACAGGATTTGTTCTccttgtgtaattttttttgttgaataaattttacattatttcaGTTATCCCTGTTGGAGCTTTTACAACAATGATAGCACTAGTATTTATATACTGTCGATGAAGATTTTCTATTGTAGTAGGCTACCTGAAAAACCTGAGTTTTTCATAATCCAATAtacacaaaattcattaagggATTCTGATAAGATATTAACAAACCAATAAATCTTGTATAATaactttataaaacaaatgCTTTAACTAGCAGTTATACAGATAGTGATTATGAGCAAGAGATGACTTGATCAGATATAGTTGAACAACCTGAACCATTAAGCCCCCTCTTTCAGACAAATCTTCCAGTCCGCCAACTTTGTTATGACTTGTCTCTTCAGACAAGAGAGCAAAAAACAATGTTTATATTTCCTACAGCTTTCTTCAGTGTGTTGAGTCTTACTTGTTATGCAAGTCGTTCTAGAACTTATTTGTACGTAATACGATTTACGTTTTGCCGATGGGAACAAGGCTAGCGAGAGCTCCCAAAACACctagttttttatttccataacctaaatgaaagcaaaatcccccctcccgaTCTTCTAAGACGGTTGTtttgatacgattacccctgagaaagaaagaaataaaaataaacaagtatccgtgatctttctttcagcaagaattacaaaatttgaaaacttttgtaGACGTAATcactatttacaaaaattacttactatgaaaagaaataagatatttttcctTATTATACATCAGGGTTTTCGTCAGTATGAATTTTTTGATGACGAGATAAACTGGAATTTGAAGCAAAGTATCTCTTACAAATATCGCATTGATAAcatttttctccagtatgagttttTTTATGATAAGATAAACCAGAGGCTGAAGTGAAACCTTTCTTACATATATCACATTCAAAAGgcttttctccagtatgagttaATTGATGATCTGAAAGATGGCTTTTTCGGTAGAATGTTTTGTCACATATATCacatttaaaaggtttttctcctGTATGCGTTTTTTGATGTTGATATAAACCAGAACTTGAAGTAAAACCTTTCTTACATAAAACACATTCGAAAAGTTTTACTTCAGCAGGCTTTTTTTCAGCATGAATTCTTTGATGACTAGATAAACTGGAATTTGAAGCaaaacatttcttacaaatatcaCATTGataaggtttttctccagtatgagttcttttGTGATAAGAAAACCCAGGAATAGAAGTAAAACCTTTCTTACATATATCACATTCGAAAAGTTTTACTCCAGTATGTGTTCTTTGATGATTTGAAAGGATGCTTTTTTGGCCGAAGGTTTTGTCACATATAtcacatttgaaaggtttttcccCAGTATGCGTTCTCTGATGATAAGATAAACTAGACCTTGAGGTAAAACCTATCTTACATATATCACATTCAAAAGgcttttctccagtatgagttaTTTGATGATCTGAAAGATGGCTTTTTCGGCCGAATGTTTTGTCACATATATCACActtgaaaggtttttctccagtatgcgTTCTTTGATGATTCGATAGGGTGCTTTTTCGGCCGAATGTTTTGTCACATATAtcacatttgaaaggtttttctccagtatgcgTTTTCTGAtgataagataaaaaataacttgaaataaaaccttttttacatttatcacattcaaaaggtctttctccagtatgagttttTTGATGATTCAAAAGGGTGCTTTTGCGGCAGAACGTTTTGTCACATATTtcacatttgaaaggtttttctccagtgtgCGTTCTTTGATGTTGAAATAGAGCGGTTTTTTGGCAGAATGTTTTGTCACATATATCACATC containing:
- the LOC136040941 gene encoding zinc finger protein 883-like; this encodes METTKLFGITAVKQEAEDTSSNDNKNISASTHPNLFTENEANVFAVYPNISADCQDNADHLKLELNIDGEFNKVLPVGVFYDNDACKQGSGLPSSPSLTKICLKKELNLNCHYERASHICVFAENDTEKQEISRTGEKYFECDICRKSIPSSTGLSHHQITHTREKPFKFDIGDETFCQKSALSHHQRIHTEEKSFKCDICDRTFCQKSTLSNHHRTHTGEKPFRCDICDKTFCQKTALFQHQRTHTGEKPFKCEICDKTFCRKSTLLNHQKTHTGERPFECDKCKKGFISSYFLSYHQKTHTGEKPFKCDICDKTFGRKSTLSNHQRTHTGEKPFKCDICDKTFGRKSHLSDHQITHTGEKPFECDICKIGFTSRSSLSYHQRTHTGEKPFKCDICDKTFGQKSILSNHQRTHTGVKLFECDICKKGFTSIPGFSYHKRTHTGEKPYQCDICKKCFASNSSLSSHQRIHAEKKPAEVKLFECVLCKKGFTSSSGLYQHQKTHTGEKPFKCDICDKTFYRKSHLSDHQLTHTGEKPFECDICKKGFTSASGLSYHKKTHTGEKCYQCDICKRYFASNSSLSRHQKIHTDENPDV